From the genome of Leptolyngbya iicbica LK, one region includes:
- the cobO gene encoding cob(I)yrinic acid a,c-diamide adenosyltransferase, with product MTSTPADASPTPDIDATADTLTEESTRSGLTAEQYKRKMERRKAVQQERLAARTVEKGLIIVHTGNGKGKTTAALGMVLRSLGHGYQVAIIQFIKGAWEPAEKAVFEKWPEQLDFHALGEGFTWETQDRDRDIAKAHAAWDTALTYIRNPAYRTILLDEVNIALKHGFLTVDQVLAGLAEKAPDTHIILTGRGAPKDLIEAADLVTEMSLVKHPFREQGVKAQPGIEF from the coding sequence ATGACCTCGACTCCTGCTGACGCGAGCCCGACCCCCGATATTGACGCCACTGCCGACACTCTCACCGAAGAGTCCACCCGCTCTGGGCTCACGGCTGAGCAATACAAGCGCAAAATGGAGCGACGCAAAGCGGTCCAACAAGAACGGCTCGCGGCTCGCACCGTGGAAAAGGGGCTGATCATCGTCCACACGGGCAATGGCAAAGGCAAGACCACCGCTGCTCTAGGCATGGTGCTGCGATCGCTCGGCCACGGCTACCAAGTCGCCATCATCCAATTCATCAAGGGCGCGTGGGAACCGGCCGAAAAAGCCGTGTTTGAGAAATGGCCCGAGCAGCTTGACTTTCACGCTTTGGGCGAAGGCTTCACCTGGGAAACTCAGGACCGCGATCGCGACATCGCCAAAGCCCACGCCGCCTGGGATACCGCCCTTACCTACATTCGCAATCCGGCCTACCGCACCATCTTGCTCGACGAAGTAAACATTGCCCTGAAGCACGGCTTTCTCACCGTCGACCAAGTACTCGCCGGACTCGCCGAAAAAGCCCCCGACACCCACATCATCCTCACCGGACGCGGTGCCCCGAAAGATCTTATCGAGGCCGCCGACCTCGTCACCGAAATGTCTTTGGTCAAACATCCCTTCCGCGAACAAGGCGTCAAAGCCCAACCCGGCATCGAATTTTGA
- a CDS encoding peptide ligase PGM1-related protein has product MQFQQLQTRLKTLWRSPDEFDVRDCQVLIVPSLSLDQSELQKIAGVHYYEERLLFSLARLRNPYTRLIYVTSQPLHPSIVDYYLELLPGIPSSHARDRLDLFATYDASHKPLTQKLLERPRLLEKIRRRLDPEHAYMVCFNATPLERELALKLEIPLLGLDPDLLYWGTKGGSRQIFAECGVPHPDGSELVNDPAALAEVAAELWERQPQLQRIVIKLNEGFSGEGNALLDLAPLASVAPSQATHRERSQQLQQAFQALRFQCPTETWPQFEQKIHQLGAIAEAFIEGEVKRSPSAQGHINPLGEVEMLSTHDQVLGGPDGQIFLGCSFPADEGYRLRIQEMGEAIGKNLAQKGALERYGVDFVAVYHPDRDPQWELNAIEINLRKGGTTHPLMALKLLTDGYYSPSDGLFYTRRGQPKFYRASDNVQKADYQGLLPSDLMDIIVSDRLHFNSVEGVGAAFHLMGCLSEYGKLGLTSIGNSPEQAEEIYHQVVASLDRAT; this is encoded by the coding sequence ATGCAATTCCAGCAGCTGCAAACTCGACTGAAAACGTTGTGGCGATCGCCCGACGAGTTTGATGTGCGCGACTGCCAGGTGCTCATCGTCCCCTCCTTAAGTTTGGATCAGTCAGAGCTGCAAAAAATCGCTGGGGTCCACTATTACGAAGAGCGGCTGTTATTTTCGCTGGCACGGCTCCGGAATCCTTACACGCGGCTGATTTACGTCACCTCGCAGCCGCTACATCCCAGCATTGTGGACTATTATCTGGAGCTGCTACCGGGCATTCCCAGCTCCCACGCCCGAGATCGCCTTGACCTGTTTGCGACTTACGATGCATCGCACAAGCCCCTCACCCAAAAGCTGCTGGAACGGCCCCGCCTGCTCGAAAAAATTCGTCGTCGTCTGGATCCCGAACATGCGTATATGGTGTGTTTTAATGCCACGCCCCTCGAACGGGAACTGGCACTGAAATTGGAAATTCCCTTGCTGGGGCTTGATCCCGACCTGCTGTACTGGGGGACTAAAGGGGGCAGTCGGCAAATTTTTGCGGAATGTGGGGTGCCCCATCCCGACGGCAGCGAATTGGTGAATGATCCAGCGGCACTGGCGGAGGTCGCGGCAGAGTTGTGGGAACGGCAGCCCCAGTTACAGCGCATCGTGATCAAACTCAACGAGGGCTTTTCGGGCGAGGGGAACGCTTTGCTCGATCTGGCCCCGCTCGCATCAGTGGCCCCGTCTCAGGCCACCCACCGAGAGCGATCGCAGCAGCTCCAACAGGCTTTCCAAGCGCTACGGTTCCAATGCCCCACAGAAACCTGGCCGCAGTTTGAACAGAAGATTCATCAGCTAGGGGCGATCGCCGAAGCCTTCATCGAGGGGGAGGTGAAGCGATCGCCTAGCGCCCAGGGGCACATCAATCCCCTGGGTGAGGTGGAAATGCTCTCGACCCACGATCAGGTGCTCGGCGGCCCCGATGGACAAATCTTTTTGGGCTGCTCGTTTCCCGCCGACGAGGGCTATCGCCTCCGCATTCAGGAAATGGGCGAAGCGATCGGCAAAAACCTGGCCCAAAAGGGTGCGCTGGAACGATATGGCGTCGATTTTGTCGCGGTGTACCATCCCGATCGCGATCCCCAGTGGGAACTGAACGCCATTGAAATCAACCTACGCAAAGGCGGCACCACCCATCCCCTCATGGCGCTTAAACTGCTGACCGATGGCTACTATTCGCCCAGTGACGGACTGTTTTATACCCGGCGCGGCCAGCCCAAGTTTTATCGCGCCTCTGATAACGTGCAAAAAGCCGATTACCAGGGGCTCTTACCCAGCGACCTGATGGACATCATTGTCAGCGATCGCCTCCATTTCAACAGTGTGGAAGGCGTCGGCGCGGCCTTTCACCTCATGGGCTGCCTGTCGGAATACGGCAAACTCGGCCTCACCAGCATCGGTAACTCTCCCGAACAGGCCGAAGAAATTTACCATCAAGTCGTCGCCTCCCTCGATCGCGCCACCTAA
- a CDS encoding C40 family peptidase, whose product MVLLATLQLETEYQCQTALDLCKSPTDTGLVTQAAAGRHLRLMSLPQAHDPAIAVCLCEDDYPGWLPVTALESLQVAAQPYQAPEWTAAAIAAQIPAIIHFTQAAMAQPNTYLWGGTVGPNFDCSGLMQTAFAASGIRLPRDSYQQEEFVEAVELNDLQPGDLLFFGRGDRPNHVALYLGDGRYIHSSGRDQGRNGIGIDSITDLSDRISATYHQQLRGAGRVMRSYQPQGQPMACR is encoded by the coding sequence ATGGTGCTGCTAGCCACGCTACAGCTAGAGACCGAATATCAGTGCCAGACGGCCCTCGACCTGTGCAAGTCACCGACGGATACAGGGCTCGTGACCCAAGCGGCCGCGGGCCGACACCTGCGCCTGATGTCTTTGCCCCAAGCGCATGACCCCGCGATCGCGGTCTGCCTGTGCGAAGACGACTATCCTGGCTGGTTACCCGTGACGGCCTTAGAGTCGCTGCAAGTCGCAGCTCAGCCCTACCAGGCTCCTGAGTGGACGGCGGCAGCGATCGCGGCCCAAATTCCCGCCATCATCCACTTCACCCAAGCCGCTATGGCACAGCCCAACACCTATCTCTGGGGCGGCACCGTGGGGCCAAACTTTGACTGCTCGGGCCTGATGCAAACCGCTTTTGCCGCCTCCGGCATTCGCCTACCTCGCGACTCGTATCAACAAGAAGAGTTTGTCGAGGCGGTGGAGCTAAATGACTTACAACCAGGGGATCTCTTGTTTTTTGGGCGGGGCGATCGGCCCAACCACGTAGCCCTGTACCTCGGCGACGGTCGCTACATCCACAGTTCCGGTCGAGATCAGGGCCGCAACGGCATCGGCATCGACTCAATTACCGATTTGAGCGATCGCATTAGCGCCACGTATCATCAGCAACTGCGCGGGGCCGGGCGCGTGATGCGCAGCTATCAGCCTCAGGGGCAACCGATGGCATGTCGGTAG
- a CDS encoding class I SAM-dependent methyltransferase: MGIYGRWILPRLLDWSMSGAPFAQYRQQLLAEVTGDVLEIGFGTGLNLAYYPETVTSLTVIEPNPGMGAIAAPRLAQTTLPVTSRTLRGEQLDFQSDRFDAVVSTWTLCSIAGVDQALAEIHRVLKPGGKFVFIEHGLSPDPHLQTWQHRLTPLQKRLADGCHLDRAIGELVEAHFPKLTINTFYATNLPKVGGYFYQGIAVKDKQDQILQ, encoded by the coding sequence ATGGGGATTTATGGACGCTGGATTTTGCCGCGACTGTTGGACTGGAGCATGTCGGGTGCCCCCTTTGCCCAATATCGCCAACAGTTGCTCGCTGAAGTGACCGGCGACGTACTCGAAATCGGCTTTGGCACCGGGCTCAATCTGGCCTACTATCCCGAAACCGTCACCTCGCTAACGGTGATTGAACCCAATCCAGGCATGGGTGCGATCGCCGCTCCTCGCCTAGCCCAAACCACCCTCCCCGTCACCAGTCGAACCCTCCGAGGCGAACAGTTGGACTTTCAGAGCGATCGCTTTGACGCCGTCGTCAGCACCTGGACTCTATGCAGCATCGCTGGCGTCGATCAAGCCCTGGCCGAAATCCATCGCGTGCTGAAACCCGGCGGCAAGTTCGTCTTTATCGAGCATGGCCTCAGCCCCGACCCCCACCTCCAAACCTGGCAACATCGCCTCACCCCCCTACAAAAGCGCCTCGCCGACGGCTGTCACCTGGATCGAGCGATCGGCGAGCTCGTCGAAGCCCACTTTCCCAAGCTCACAATTAACACTTTCTACGCGACAAACCTCCCCAAAGTCGGCGGCTACTTCTACCAAGGCATTGCTGTCAAAGATAAGCAAGATCAGATCCTGCAATAA
- the mscL gene encoding large conductance mechanosensitive channel protein MscL: MANQQARNRAVNSAGGFMRDFQAFLMRGNVVDLAVAVIIGGAFGAVVNSFIADIVTPVILTPALSAAGVEDIAELSANGVKYGLFLSAVVNFIVIAFVIFVMVRLFERAKRKEEVEAAAEPSVEEKLNDTLAQLTEVMERKL, encoded by the coding sequence ATGGCTAATCAGCAAGCTCGTAACCGTGCCGTCAACTCGGCAGGCGGATTTATGCGAGACTTTCAAGCTTTTTTGATGCGGGGCAACGTCGTTGATCTGGCCGTGGCGGTAATTATTGGTGGAGCCTTTGGCGCAGTGGTCAATTCGTTCATCGCCGACATTGTGACCCCGGTGATTTTGACCCCAGCACTATCCGCTGCTGGGGTGGAAGACATTGCTGAGCTGTCGGCCAATGGCGTGAAGTATGGACTGTTTCTCTCGGCGGTAGTGAATTTTATCGTGATCGCCTTTGTCATTTTTGTCATGGTGCGGCTCTTTGAACGCGCCAAGCGCAAAGAAGAAGTGGAAGCGGCTGCCGAACCCAGTGTCGAGGAAAAGCTGAACGATACCTTGGCGCAGCTGACCGAAGTCATGGAGCGTAAACTCTAA
- the argF gene encoding ornithine carbamoyltransferase — translation MAGLHGRDFLRITDISEAEMLELLTLAGQLKAGQEKIDCFGKILGLFFRKSSTRTRVSFSSAMWRLGGQVIDLNLNVMQVSRGEPIKDTARILSGYLDVLAIRTFEQTEVQEFADYADIPVINALTDLEHPCQILADLKTVQEAFAGQLAGLTMTYLGDGNNVAHSLILGCALVGMNVCVATPADYQPDAGIVAQAKELAGDRATITLTTDPKAAVEGANVLYTDVWASMGQEDLAESRIPIFQPYQINDELLAIAAKDAIVLHCLPAHRGEEITDSVIEGPQSRVWQEAENRMHAQQALLAKLLG, via the coding sequence ATGGCAGGGTTACACGGGCGCGATTTTCTCCGCATTACCGACATTTCCGAGGCCGAAATGCTGGAGTTGCTGACGCTAGCGGGCCAGCTGAAGGCGGGGCAGGAGAAAATTGACTGCTTTGGCAAAATCTTGGGCCTATTTTTCCGCAAGTCTTCGACCCGTACTCGTGTGAGCTTTTCATCCGCGATGTGGCGACTGGGGGGGCAGGTGATTGATCTGAACCTGAACGTGATGCAGGTGAGCCGGGGTGAGCCCATCAAAGATACCGCCCGCATTCTTAGCGGTTACTTAGATGTCTTGGCGATTCGCACCTTTGAGCAAACTGAGGTGCAGGAATTTGCCGACTATGCCGACATTCCCGTGATTAATGCCCTGACGGATTTGGAGCATCCCTGTCAAATTTTGGCCGATTTGAAAACGGTGCAAGAGGCGTTTGCTGGGCAGTTGGCAGGGCTGACGATGACCTATTTGGGGGATGGCAACAATGTGGCCCATTCCCTCATTTTGGGCTGTGCGCTGGTGGGGATGAATGTGTGTGTCGCGACCCCGGCAGACTATCAGCCGGATGCGGGGATCGTGGCGCAGGCCAAAGAACTGGCGGGCGATCGCGCGACCATCACCCTCACCACCGACCCGAAGGCCGCCGTCGAAGGCGCTAATGTGCTCTACACCGACGTGTGGGCCAGCATGGGGCAAGAAGACTTGGCCGAGAGCCGGATTCCCATCTTTCAGCCGTATCAGATCAATGATGAGCTGTTGGCGATCGCCGCTAAGGATGCGATCGTGCTGCACTGCTTGCCTGCCCACCGAGGCGAAGAGATTACCGACTCGGTGATTGAGGGGCCGCAATCGCGGGTGTGGCAAGAAGCGGAAAACCGGATGCACGCGCAACAGGCATTGCTTGCGAAACTACTGGGTTAA
- a CDS encoding lysylphosphatidylglycerol synthase transmembrane domain-containing protein, translated as MKLPPAVKATYQRVKPYLRWFILALTLGFILHTLRLNWQQVLTLRLTPYAIAELLLALGITLAAHIWSGWVWYGIMRSLSAPVPPTWTVITYLKTNLGKYLPGNIWHFVGRIQFLRDSGTSTGVAITGVVLEPLLMAAAALAIVLVSLPSTLIQLVILVAMLVALHPRILNPILQRLAQAKLNQADQFEVEPLTAPPQIPQLQQYPWRPLLGEVAFVLLRGVGFIFCFMALYSLDMADVWGLMGAFSFGWLLGLVIPGAPGGLGVFEATVLAALTPQFPAAIVLGVVALYRLNSTLAEVLAAGLAVLDERWNAAIARRANAPVVLEEEAILPQLPAGDN; from the coding sequence ATGAAACTGCCTCCTGCCGTCAAAGCCACCTACCAACGGGTGAAACCCTACCTGCGCTGGTTCATTTTGGCGCTGACTCTGGGTTTCATCTTGCATACCCTGCGGTTGAACTGGCAGCAGGTATTGACCCTGCGCTTAACGCCCTATGCGATCGCCGAACTCCTGCTCGCCCTGGGCATCACTCTGGCAGCGCACATTTGGTCGGGCTGGGTATGGTACGGCATCATGCGATCGCTCAGTGCGCCCGTACCGCCCACCTGGACGGTCATCACCTACCTGAAAACCAACCTCGGCAAATATCTGCCCGGCAACATCTGGCATTTTGTCGGGCGCATTCAGTTTTTGCGCGACTCGGGCACATCGACCGGGGTGGCGATTACCGGCGTGGTGCTGGAACCGTTGCTCATGGCTGCTGCCGCCCTCGCGATCGTGCTGGTCAGCCTGCCTTCAACGTTGATTCAACTGGTGATTTTGGTCGCGATGTTGGTGGCACTGCATCCGCGCATTTTGAATCCCATTTTGCAGCGGCTCGCCCAGGCCAAACTCAACCAAGCCGACCAGTTCGAGGTCGAACCGCTCACCGCCCCTCCCCAAATTCCTCAGCTGCAGCAATATCCCTGGCGGCCTTTATTGGGGGAAGTCGCGTTTGTGCTCTTGCGGGGCGTCGGGTTCATTTTTTGCTTTATGGCGCTGTATTCCCTCGATATGGCGGATGTCTGGGGGCTGATGGGGGCATTTAGCTTCGGCTGGCTGCTGGGGTTGGTGATCCCCGGTGCGCCGGGTGGCCTCGGCGTGTTTGAGGCCACCGTGTTGGCGGCGCTGACACCGCAGTTTCCGGCGGCAATTGTGTTAGGCGTCGTGGCGCTGTATCGCTTAAACAGTACTCTGGCGGAAGTGCTGGCAGCAGGCTTAGCCGTGCTCGATGAGCGGTGGAATGCGGCGATCGCCAGGCGAGCTAACGCCCCCGTCGTTCTAGAGGAAGAAGCGATCTTGCCCCAGTTGCCCGCGGGCGATAACTGA
- a CDS encoding SulP family inorganic anion transporter produces the protein MQIFQPLRLHNLRGDLFGGLTAAIVALPLALAFGVASGAGPTAGLYGAILTGFFAALFGGTPAQVTGPTGPMTVVMATVFTKLIAQNPEHGLAMAFTAVMLSGVFQILFGILRLGQFITLMPYSVISGFMSGIGVIIVTLQIAPLLGHPASSGVVPALQQLPTVLAHPEPTAAGLGILTLMIVFGWPKHLARIVPSPLVALIFCTALSVLVFGGSEIARIGEIPQGLPQIQWPRLNVNQLKSIVGYGLMLAILGAIDSLLTSLVADNITRTRHNSEKELIGQGIGNLLSGLFGGLPGAGATMRTVINVHAGGQTRLSGMFHALVLLSIVLWAGGITSQIPHAVLAGILIKVGMRIIDWDFLWRVCQVSTRATVVTYGVLLLTVFVDLITAVAVGAFVANILTIQRLTSLQIEKVRAVQHPADDPEVSLTPEEAHLLQQARGRVLLIQISGPMSYGAARTIAFHMGRSHEAIILDLSQVPLIGVTASLTVEKEVKAARQQRQREIYIVGAQGQVADRLRRFKVHNALPSNHFLPTCYRALTLALETLGEDITSVNFVNPPFCHLPPYPMMTASAAAPAQEEVASSQAIS, from the coding sequence ATGCAAATATTCCAACCCCTCCGTCTTCACAACTTGCGGGGCGATTTGTTTGGCGGACTCACCGCTGCCATTGTCGCGTTGCCCCTCGCCTTAGCCTTTGGGGTGGCGTCTGGGGCTGGCCCCACCGCGGGCCTATACGGGGCGATCTTGACCGGCTTTTTTGCCGCCCTCTTTGGGGGCACGCCGGCCCAAGTCACCGGCCCCACTGGCCCCATGACCGTGGTCATGGCCACGGTGTTTACTAAACTCATTGCCCAGAACCCCGAACACGGCTTGGCGATGGCCTTTACCGCCGTCATGCTGAGCGGAGTCTTCCAAATCTTGTTTGGCATTTTGCGATTAGGGCAATTCATCACGCTCATGCCCTACTCGGTGATCTCCGGCTTTATGTCGGGGATCGGGGTCATTATCGTCACCTTACAAATTGCCCCGCTGTTGGGGCATCCCGCCTCTAGTGGGGTGGTGCCAGCGCTGCAGCAACTGCCAACGGTGCTGGCTCATCCGGAGCCCACAGCAGCAGGACTCGGCATTTTGACCTTGATGATTGTGTTTGGCTGGCCCAAGCATCTCGCCCGGATTGTCCCTTCGCCATTAGTCGCGCTAATTTTTTGCACCGCTTTGTCGGTCCTGGTGTTCGGCGGCAGTGAGATTGCCCGCATCGGCGAAATTCCCCAAGGGCTGCCCCAGATTCAGTGGCCCCGGCTCAACGTGAATCAGCTGAAATCGATTGTGGGTTACGGCCTGATGTTGGCGATTTTGGGAGCGATCGATTCCCTCTTGACCTCGCTAGTGGCCGACAACATTACCCGCACTCGCCACAACTCCGAAAAGGAACTCATTGGCCAGGGCATCGGCAACCTGCTGTCCGGCTTGTTTGGGGGCTTGCCAGGGGCGGGGGCCACCATGCGCACAGTCATTAACGTCCATGCGGGGGGACAAACGCGCCTGTCGGGCATGTTTCATGCGCTGGTGCTGTTAAGCATCGTGCTCTGGGCTGGGGGCATTACGTCGCAAATTCCCCATGCGGTGCTGGCGGGCATCTTGATCAAAGTCGGCATGCGCATCATCGACTGGGACTTTTTGTGGCGGGTCTGTCAGGTTTCCACCCGCGCCACGGTCGTCACCTATGGCGTGCTGTTGTTGACGGTGTTTGTGGATCTGATTACCGCCGTGGCAGTGGGGGCGTTTGTCGCCAATATTCTGACCATTCAGCGGTTGACCAGTCTGCAAATTGAAAAAGTGCGGGCAGTGCAGCACCCAGCCGATGATCCCGAGGTCTCGCTCACACCAGAAGAGGCACACCTGCTGCAGCAGGCGCGAGGGCGCGTGTTGCTGATTCAAATCAGTGGGCCGATGAGCTATGGGGCGGCGCGGACGATCGCGTTTCATATGGGCCGCAGTCATGAAGCGATCATCCTCGATTTGAGTCAGGTCCCGCTGATTGGGGTGACGGCTTCCCTGACGGTTGAAAAGGAAGTGAAAGCAGCGCGGCAGCAACGACAGCGAGAAATTTATATCGTGGGGGCTCAGGGGCAAGTGGCCGATCGCTTGCGGCGATTCAAAGTCCACAATGCCCTACCGAGCAACCACTTTTTGCCCACGTGCTATCGAGCGTTGACGCTGGCGTTAGAGACTCTGGGTGAAGACATCACCTCAGTGAACTTTGTGAATCCGCCGTTTTGTCACTTGCCGCCCTATCCAATGATGACGGCATCTGCAGCAGCCCCCGCCCAGGAGGAAGTTGCGTCGTCTCAGGCCATTTCCTGA
- a CDS encoding MliC family protein produces MIYISAERTSILLAVLGLALVSCRSPQATNPDGSPVTFTCPTGETITAVFAADSADAVTVTLPEQAEIILPRVESASGAKYSDGTTTFWEKGGEAMVEVNGEITLQNCTAE; encoded by the coding sequence ATGATCTATATTTCCGCCGAACGGACGTCGATTCTGCTGGCCGTCTTGGGTCTAGCGCTGGTCAGTTGCCGCAGCCCGCAAGCGACGAATCCCGACGGCTCCCCGGTCACCTTTACCTGCCCGACTGGCGAAACCATTACCGCCGTCTTTGCCGCCGATTCCGCTGATGCCGTGACCGTGACGCTGCCCGAGCAAGCCGAAATCATCTTGCCCCGGGTGGAATCAGCCTCCGGTGCGAAGTATAGCGACGGCACTACGACCTTTTGGGAGAAGGGCGGCGAAGCGATGGTGGAAGTGAATGGCGAAATCACGCTGCAAAACTGCACTGCCGAATAG